A segment of the Streptococcus chenjunshii genome:
AACTTCTTTACCATTGATAGTCAAAACATCATTCGTATAAGAGACAGTGTCTCCCGGCATACCAATCACCCGTTTGACAACTTGTTTAGTCTCTCCCTCCTCTGTTTCATCAGCAACAACAATATCAAAACGCTGAATTTTGGCAGTTGTTACCATAATCAGCCGATCTCCCTCTGCTAAAGTAGGATCCATGGAGTGACCGTCAACTTCGACTGGAATAAAGATAAATAGTCGCAAAAGGACAATAACAGTGAGCAAAAGGGTAAAGGGACCCCATTCTTTGATAAATTTTTTCATATTCTTCCTTATTATGATTTTAATAATTGCTGTGCTTTTTGGGTGTTAGCAAAATGAAGTTTGGCAGTATGAGCCAGACCGGGCATTCCGTAAGCGGCCAGGATTTCACTAGCTGTTTTATCCGATTTTGGCCCTGCCCCGCTGGGTAAGGTGAAACCGATATCCTGCCCCAGTCTTGTCAAATTTTCTAAAAAGAGTTTACGGGCAATGATGGAACTGACTGCTACAGCCAGATATTTTGCTTCGGCTTTTTCTTCCAGAGTGACAGACTGACTGAAACGGTTAGCTTCTTTCTGCAGGTATTTCTGATAGTTTTTAGGG
Coding sequences within it:
- the lepB gene encoding signal peptidase I, with the translated sequence MKKFIKEWGPFTLLLTVIVLLRLFIFIPVEVDGHSMDPTLAEGDRLIMVTTAKIQRFDIVVADETEEGETKQVVKRVIGMPGDTVSYTNDVLTINGKEVDEAYLDDYKEKFAQDKLQNTYSYNVLFQELAAQAEAFTTDADGQTDFTVQVPEGQYYLLGDDRIVSKDSREVGTFAKSAIAGEVKFRFWPLTNIGIIS